One stretch of Methyloversatilis sp. RAC08 DNA includes these proteins:
- a CDS encoding TetR/AcrR family transcriptional regulator has product MDVRRTSLTAHETRNRILDAAQALFVAHGFEATSMRMITGDAGVNLAAVNYHFGSKDVLVREVLKRHLQPLNAQRMQALDAAEAEAGEQPVKPHRIVDAFFSSSLDLASGSAAGREFMQLLGRTFTEPSPTVREYLATEYAPVIGRYRDAFCRALPTVPVEEILWRLHFMLGAMSYAVSGIDSLQVLTGVRIDEPDAMQRMRPRLMSFLLGGLRAPLPVGAGSEGTT; this is encoded by the coding sequence ATGGATGTCCGTCGCACCTCGCTGACCGCGCACGAAACCCGCAACCGCATTCTCGATGCGGCGCAGGCCCTGTTCGTGGCGCACGGTTTCGAGGCGACATCGATGCGCATGATCACCGGTGACGCCGGCGTCAATCTTGCGGCGGTGAATTACCACTTCGGTTCGAAGGACGTGCTGGTGCGCGAGGTGCTGAAACGCCACCTGCAGCCGCTGAACGCGCAGCGCATGCAGGCGCTCGATGCGGCCGAGGCCGAAGCCGGCGAGCAGCCGGTGAAGCCCCACCGCATCGTCGATGCGTTCTTCAGCAGTTCGCTCGATCTGGCGTCGGGCAGTGCTGCCGGGCGCGAATTCATGCAGCTGCTCGGCCGCACCTTCACCGAACCGTCACCGACGGTGCGCGAATATCTCGCCACGGAATACGCGCCGGTGATCGGCCGTTACCGCGACGCATTCTGCCGCGCGCTGCCGACGGTGCCGGTCGAGGAGATTCTGTGGCGCCTGCATTTCATGCTGGGCGCCATGTCGTACGCGGTGTCCGGCATCGATTCGCTGCAGGTGCTGACCGGCGTGCGCATCGATGAACCGGATGCCATGCAGCGCATGCGGCCGCGCCTAATGAGCTTCCTGCTCGGCGGCTTGCGGGCGCCGCTGCCGGTGGGCGCCGGTTCTGAAGGAACGACGTAG
- a CDS encoding acyl-CoA dehydrogenase, whose protein sequence is MTWILLLLVPLGIVLLGYLRAPLLAGTAAAAAWLVAASLHFDWPMAVNVAIALLAGVPALLLNVPALRRAVISKPLLNVYRNILPPMSDTERIALEAGTVWWEGELFRGHPDWKVLHAYPEPTLSAEEQAFLDNEVEQLCRLSDDWTISHELKDLPPEAWQYIKDAGFLGLIIPKQYGGKQFSAWAHSQIVTKLSTRCSASAVTVMVPNSLGPAELLLHYGTDAQKDHYLPRLAKGLEIPCFALTSPQAGSDAASIPDFGIICRGEYQGREVLGMRVTWDKRYITLGPVATLLGLAFRLYDPDHLLGDTEDLGITCALIPTDHPGVEIGRRHFPLNAVFQNGPNWGRDVFMPLDWIIGGPAMAGQGWRMLMECLAAGRSISLPASNTGMAKLTARTVGGYSRVRSQFKTAIGRFEGIQEPLARIGGHLYMMDAARRMTAGAIDLGEKPSVVSAIVKYHITERARVVVNDGMDILGGKGICLGPSNFLGRAYQQIPIGITVEGANILTRSLIIFGQGAIRCHPYVLREMKAALADDTPAALAEFDDALFSHIGYTASNAIRALVTGLTGSHWVGVPSGVAPETRRYYQQLTRFSTAFAFISDAAMLTMGGDLKRKEKLSARLGDILSQMYLCSATLKRYEADGRQAADAPLMHWAMWDAMYHAQTAFEGVMSNFPNRAIAILLRRLIFPLGRPYVVPSDRLGGEVAKLLIEPSATRDRLTAGMYIPDDEHDPVGVIEHALNATIAAEAIEARVRAAQKKGVLKARGAGLMQAAFDAGLIDDAEFALIRRRDTLRDRVVRVDDFPQDFGVDAVSTQPAESHNVTAIAA, encoded by the coding sequence ATGACCTGGATACTGTTGCTGCTGGTGCCGCTGGGCATCGTCCTGCTGGGCTATCTGCGCGCGCCGCTGCTCGCAGGTACCGCGGCGGCTGCCGCGTGGCTGGTGGCGGCCAGCCTGCATTTCGACTGGCCGATGGCGGTGAATGTCGCGATCGCGCTGCTGGCCGGCGTGCCGGCGCTGCTGCTGAACGTACCGGCGCTGCGCCGAGCGGTCATTTCGAAACCGCTGCTGAACGTGTATCGAAACATTCTGCCGCCGATGTCCGACACCGAACGCATCGCGCTTGAAGCCGGCACCGTGTGGTGGGAAGGCGAACTGTTCCGCGGTCATCCGGACTGGAAAGTGCTGCATGCCTATCCCGAACCGACGCTGAGCGCCGAAGAGCAGGCCTTCCTCGACAACGAGGTCGAACAGCTGTGCCGCCTGTCCGACGACTGGACCATTTCGCACGAACTGAAGGACCTGCCGCCCGAGGCCTGGCAGTACATCAAGGACGCCGGATTCCTCGGCCTCATCATTCCGAAGCAGTACGGCGGCAAGCAGTTTTCGGCCTGGGCGCATTCGCAGATCGTGACCAAGCTGTCGACCCGCTGCTCCGCTTCGGCCGTCACCGTGATGGTGCCCAACTCGCTCGGCCCGGCCGAACTGCTGCTGCATTACGGCACCGACGCGCAGAAGGACCACTATCTGCCGCGCCTGGCGAAAGGGCTGGAAATTCCGTGTTTCGCACTGACCAGCCCGCAGGCCGGGTCGGACGCGGCGTCGATTCCGGACTTCGGCATCATCTGCCGGGGCGAGTACCAGGGCCGGGAAGTGCTGGGCATGCGCGTAACGTGGGACAAGCGCTACATCACGCTGGGCCCGGTCGCGACGCTGCTTGGCCTGGCATTCCGGCTGTATGACCCCGACCATCTGCTCGGCGACACCGAAGACCTCGGCATCACCTGCGCGCTGATCCCGACCGATCACCCGGGCGTCGAGATCGGCCGCCGCCATTTTCCGCTGAACGCGGTGTTCCAGAACGGACCGAACTGGGGCCGCGACGTGTTCATGCCGCTGGACTGGATCATCGGCGGTCCGGCGATGGCCGGCCAGGGCTGGCGCATGCTGATGGAGTGCCTGGCTGCCGGCCGCTCGATTTCGCTGCCGGCGTCGAACACCGGCATGGCCAAGCTGACTGCACGCACGGTTGGCGGCTACTCGCGCGTGCGCAGCCAGTTCAAGACCGCGATCGGCCGTTTCGAAGGCATCCAGGAGCCACTGGCCCGCATCGGCGGCCACCTGTACATGATGGATGCAGCCCGTCGCATGACCGCCGGCGCGATCGATCTGGGCGAAAAGCCGTCGGTCGTGTCGGCCATCGTGAAGTACCACATCACCGAGCGCGCGCGCGTCGTCGTCAATGACGGCATGGACATCCTCGGCGGCAAGGGCATCTGTCTGGGCCCGTCGAACTTCCTCGGCCGCGCCTATCAGCAGATTCCGATCGGCATCACGGTCGAAGGCGCGAACATCCTGACGCGCAGCCTGATCATCTTCGGCCAGGGCGCCATCCGCTGCCATCCTTACGTGCTGCGCGAAATGAAGGCGGCGCTGGCCGACGATACGCCGGCTGCGCTGGCCGAATTCGACGATGCGCTGTTTTCCCACATCGGCTACACCGCCAGCAACGCGATTCGCGCGCTGGTGACCGGCCTGACCGGATCGCACTGGGTCGGCGTGCCGAGCGGCGTGGCGCCGGAAACGCGCCGCTACTACCAGCAGCTCACGCGCTTTTCGACTGCCTTCGCCTTCATTTCGGATGCCGCGATGCTCACCATGGGGGGCGATCTGAAGCGCAAGGAAAAGCTGTCGGCGCGACTGGGCGACATTCTTTCGCAGATGTATCTGTGTTCGGCCACATTGAAGCGCTACGAGGCAGACGGCCGGCAGGCGGCCGATGCGCCGCTGATGCACTGGGCCATGTGGGACGCCATGTACCACGCCCAGACCGCGTTCGAAGGCGTGATGTCGAACTTCCCGAATCGCGCCATCGCCATCCTGCTGCGCCGGCTCATCTTTCCGCTCGGCCGGCCTTATGTGGTGCCGTCGGACCGGCTTGGCGGCGAGGTGGCGAAACTGCTGATCGAACCGTCGGCGACGCGCGACCGGCTGACCGCCGGCATGTACATTCCGGATGACGAACACGACCCGGTCGGCGTGATCGAACACGCGCTGAACGCGACCATTGCCGCCGAAGCCATCGAGGCGCGCGTGCGTGCGGCGCAGAAGAAGGGCGTACTGAAAGCGCGCGGTGCCGGCCTGATGCAGGCGGCGTTCGACGCCGGCCTGATCGACGACGCCGAATTCGCGCTGATCCGCCGGCGCGACACCTTGCGTGACCGGGTCGTCCGGGTGGATGACTTCCCGCAGGATTTCGGTGTCGATGCGGTGAGCACGCAACCCGCCGAATCGCACAACGTCACCGCGATCGCCGCCTGA
- a CDS encoding acetyl-CoA C-acetyltransferase: MTLPDVFVVDGARTPFLKSRNAPGPFAAADLAVAAGNALLSRQRFRPDQLDEVILGCAAPSADEANIGRIAALRLGCGDRVPGWTVMRNCASGMQALDSGIANIQRGRADLVLAGGVDALSRAHLLFSDAMVRWLSQWYGAKSFGARAQLLTKLRPGMLVPVIGLLKGLTDPVIGINMGQTAENLAARFGISRTQMDFHAMRSHQRTAAALDAGHFDEIVPIADAGGRIHMEDDGMRRDSSVPRLARLRPVFDRAHGHITAGNSSQVTDGAAWLLLASRRAVEEHGLTPLGRIVDTEWAGLDPAQMGLGPVHAATPILQRHGLGLNDLDAWEINEAFAAQVIGCIEAWKSDDYCRTELGLPGALGALDERRLNVDGGAIAIGHPVGASGARIVLHLLHVLRRQGGGRGIAAICIGGGQGGAMLVETT; encoded by the coding sequence ATGACCCTGCCCGACGTTTTCGTGGTCGATGGCGCGCGCACGCCTTTCCTGAAGTCGCGCAACGCGCCCGGTCCGTTCGCCGCCGCCGACCTCGCGGTGGCTGCCGGCAATGCGCTGCTGTCGCGCCAACGCTTCCGGCCGGATCAGCTCGACGAAGTCATCCTCGGCTGCGCAGCGCCCTCGGCCGACGAAGCGAACATCGGACGCATTGCCGCGCTGCGCCTGGGCTGCGGTGATCGCGTGCCAGGCTGGACGGTGATGCGCAACTGCGCCAGCGGCATGCAGGCACTCGATTCGGGCATCGCCAACATCCAGCGTGGGCGCGCCGATCTGGTGCTGGCCGGCGGCGTCGATGCGCTGTCGCGCGCCCACCTGCTGTTTTCCGACGCCATGGTGCGCTGGCTGTCGCAGTGGTACGGCGCGAAAAGCTTCGGCGCGCGGGCGCAGCTGCTGACGAAACTCCGCCCCGGCATGCTGGTGCCGGTCATCGGCCTGCTGAAGGGCCTGACCGATCCGGTCATCGGCATCAATATGGGGCAGACCGCCGAAAACCTCGCCGCGCGCTTCGGCATCAGCCGCACGCAGATGGATTTCCACGCCATGCGCTCGCATCAGCGCACGGCCGCCGCGCTCGACGCCGGCCATTTCGATGAAATCGTGCCGATCGCCGACGCCGGTGGACGCATCCATATGGAGGACGACGGCATGCGGCGCGATTCGTCGGTGCCGCGGCTGGCCAGGCTGCGGCCGGTATTCGATCGCGCGCACGGCCACATCACGGCCGGCAACAGTTCCCAGGTGACCGACGGTGCGGCCTGGTTGCTGCTGGCGTCGCGCAGGGCGGTGGAGGAACACGGACTGACGCCGCTCGGCCGCATCGTCGACACCGAGTGGGCCGGACTGGACCCGGCACAGATGGGACTCGGGCCGGTGCATGCCGCCACACCCATCCTGCAGCGGCACGGTCTCGGGCTGAACGATCTCGATGCCTGGGAGATCAACGAGGCTTTCGCCGCCCAGGTCATCGGCTGCATCGAGGCATGGAAAAGCGACGACTACTGCCGCACCGAACTGGGTCTGCCCGGCGCGCTGGGTGCGCTCGACGAACGCCGGCTCAATGTCGACGGCGGTGCCATCGCGATCGGTCACCCGGTCGGCGCCAGCGGTGCGCGCATCGTGCTGCATCTGCTGCACGTGCTGCGCCGGCAGGGCGGCGGTCGCGGCATCGCGGCCATCTGCATCGGCGGCGGTCAGGGTGGCGCCATGCTGGTGGAAACGACGTGA
- a CDS encoding 3-hydroxyacyl-CoA dehydrogenase NAD-binding domain-containing protein, protein MSAEMTQGLEHWRLERDAEGIAWLTFDRAGHSVNTLSGEVMRELAGVLDTLDAAPPRGLVILSGKASGFIAGADIAEFGQVSDLAGARALIERGWNLFNRLAAVTYPTCALVRGFCVGGGTELALACDRIVAVDEPGTRFSLPEVMLGIVPGWGGMLRLPARVGAPAALDMMLTGRALDVRRARSLGLVDDIAPARLMREHAAAAVLSGAPRKPLPLLQRLLSGPLRSVVAKKALAGVAKRASRRHYPAPYAIIDMWRDFGGNALAVPDGHPSSMGALVAQPTTANLQRVYHLRERLRGFGKPEGVVLPAVRHVHVVGAGVMGGDIAAWCALRGFRVTLQDSSAERIAPALQRSAKAWGRKFRRDRRGLRGALDRLVPDVTGAGIAGADVIIEAIYEDLDAKQALFRDIERRAKPDALIATNTSSLRIEDIAAGLRTPSRLVGIHFFNPVAQMPLVEVVSGAASDPLAVQRAAAFVGALDKLPLPVASSPGFLVNAVLGPYMLEAMRCIDEGIAPDVVDRAAQDFGMAMGPVELIDTVGLDIALAAGARLTGSAQAPACLQRHVDAGRLGRKTGSGFYEWTDGRPQRGAVSSVPDGLTDRLLAPLLAVTRRCVEQQVVADADLADAGLIFGAGFAPWTGGPLHHESLTSH, encoded by the coding sequence GTGAGCGCCGAAATGACGCAAGGGCTCGAGCACTGGCGCCTCGAGCGCGACGCCGAAGGCATCGCCTGGCTCACTTTCGACCGGGCTGGCCATAGCGTGAATACGCTGTCCGGCGAAGTCATGCGCGAACTGGCCGGTGTGCTCGACACATTGGACGCCGCGCCGCCGCGTGGGCTGGTGATCCTGTCCGGCAAGGCAAGCGGCTTCATCGCCGGCGCCGACATCGCCGAATTCGGACAGGTCAGCGATCTGGCCGGCGCGCGCGCGCTGATCGAACGCGGCTGGAACCTGTTCAACCGGCTGGCGGCCGTGACCTATCCGACGTGCGCGCTGGTGCGCGGCTTCTGCGTCGGCGGCGGCACCGAACTGGCGCTGGCCTGCGACCGCATCGTTGCGGTGGACGAGCCCGGTACCCGCTTTTCGCTGCCCGAAGTGATGCTGGGCATCGTGCCCGGCTGGGGTGGCATGCTGCGCCTGCCGGCCCGCGTCGGCGCGCCGGCCGCACTCGACATGATGCTCACCGGCCGCGCGCTCGACGTGCGGCGCGCCAGATCGCTCGGTCTGGTTGACGACATCGCCCCGGCGCGGCTGATGCGCGAGCATGCGGCGGCCGCCGTGCTGTCGGGCGCGCCGCGCAAGCCGCTGCCGCTGCTGCAGCGCCTGCTGTCCGGGCCGCTGCGCAGTGTGGTGGCGAAGAAGGCGCTGGCCGGCGTGGCGAAGCGCGCCAGTCGTCGGCACTACCCGGCGCCGTACGCCATCATCGACATGTGGCGCGATTTCGGCGGCAATGCGCTGGCCGTGCCGGACGGTCATCCGTCTTCGATGGGCGCACTGGTCGCCCAACCGACCACTGCCAACCTGCAGCGCGTCTATCACCTGCGCGAGCGCCTGCGCGGCTTCGGCAAGCCGGAGGGCGTCGTACTCCCGGCGGTCCGGCACGTGCATGTGGTCGGCGCCGGTGTCATGGGCGGCGACATCGCCGCCTGGTGTGCGCTGCGCGGCTTTCGGGTGACGCTCCAGGACAGCAGTGCCGAGCGCATCGCCCCGGCGCTGCAGCGCTCCGCGAAGGCCTGGGGCCGCAAGTTCCGGCGCGACCGGCGCGGTCTGCGCGGCGCGCTCGACCGACTGGTGCCGGACGTGACCGGCGCCGGTATCGCGGGGGCCGACGTCATCATCGAAGCCATCTACGAAGACCTCGACGCGAAGCAGGCGCTGTTTCGTGACATCGAACGGCGCGCAAAGCCCGATGCGCTGATCGCCACCAACACCTCCAGCCTGCGCATCGAGGACATCGCCGCCGGCCTGCGCACGCCGTCGCGCCTGGTCGGCATCCATTTCTTCAATCCGGTGGCGCAGATGCCGCTGGTCGAAGTGGTGAGCGGGGCGGCCAGCGATCCGCTGGCCGTGCAGCGCGCCGCGGCCTTCGTCGGCGCGCTCGACAAATTGCCGTTGCCGGTGGCCAGCAGTCCGGGTTTCCTGGTCAATGCGGTGCTCGGCCCCTACATGCTGGAAGCGATGAGGTGCATCGACGAAGGCATCGCACCCGACGTGGTGGACCGCGCCGCGCAGGATTTCGGCATGGCCATGGGGCCGGTCGAACTGATCGATACCGTCGGGCTCGACATCGCGCTGGCCGCCGGTGCGCGGCTGACCGGCAGCGCGCAGGCGCCGGCCTGCCTGCAGCGCCATGTCGATGCGGGCCGGCTCGGGCGCAAAACCGGCAGCGGCTTTTACGAGTGGACCGACGGCAGGCCGCAGCGCGGTGCGGTATCGTCCGTGCCCGACGGATTGACCGACCGGCTGCTGGCACCGCTGCTTGCCGTCACCCGGCGCTGCGTCGAGCAGCAGGTGGTCGCCGATGCCGATCTGGCCGATGCCGGCCTGATCTTCGGCGCCGGCTTCGCGCCCTGGACCGGCGGCCCGCTGCACCATGAAAGCCTGACCTCTCACTGA
- a CDS encoding acyl-CoA thioesterase — MNDSVQTLPDDQPALRLLPMPRDLNAAGDIFGGWVMSQVDVAGSIAAMRRTRSRVVTVAVNSFVFLQPITTQYLVSFYASVARVGNTSITVDVTVYAETGYENIQIKKVAEATLTYVAVGEEGQKLNIPKD, encoded by the coding sequence ATGAACGATTCCGTACAGACCCTGCCCGACGACCAACCTGCGCTGCGCCTGCTGCCGATGCCGCGCGACCTCAATGCGGCCGGCGACATATTCGGCGGCTGGGTCATGTCGCAGGTGGATGTGGCCGGTTCGATCGCGGCGATGCGCCGCACCCGCTCGCGCGTGGTCACGGTGGCGGTCAATTCCTTCGTGTTCCTGCAGCCGATCACGACCCAGTACCTGGTGTCCTTCTATGCGTCGGTGGCGCGGGTCGGCAACACCTCGATCACGGTCGATGTGACGGTCTATGCGGAAACGGGTTACGAAAACATACAGATAAAGAAGGTGGCGGAGGCGACGTTGACCTATGTTGCAGTGGGCGAAGAGGGGCAGAAGCTGAATATTCCGAAAGATTGA
- a CDS encoding OmpP1/FadL family transporter yields MSSHNTCASPDLPFARLAVLIGLAVSGQAMAAGFAVQNQNGAGTATAFAGAAAVADDASTIYFNPAGMTYLPMGHSISVAGTLLHRSLKFDDRGSNALGPFPLGDDGGEGGGLSLIPAGYYSYAINDRFRIGVGVSATFGNKTDYSTTFLGRFQGNYVDLKALNINPSVAWRVNDQLSIGAGISFVKLEGDIQQQLPVSPLLPNARNRLEADDTAMGFNVGLMYQVTPAMRVGLSYRSKIDFRLKGEATATEAGPATGVTPAFARIELPDTFSVAVHHQITDRWEAMGDYTWTGWSSFKSLDVRNDNTGARLTNPEYDFRDSWRIGYGAAYKYTEALKLRFGVAFDKSPVHDETTRTLTLPDSDRYWMAIGARYALTPKSTIDVGYAHIFFDREGIDRRTIVGTTPTGQIIRGKFDTSADLLSVQYNQTF; encoded by the coding sequence ATGTCATCACACAACACATGTGCAAGTCCCGATCTGCCTTTCGCACGCCTCGCCGTGCTGATCGGGTTGGCGGTGTCCGGCCAGGCCATGGCGGCCGGCTTTGCGGTACAGAACCAGAATGGCGCCGGTACTGCGACCGCCTTCGCCGGTGCGGCCGCCGTCGCGGACGACGCCAGCACGATCTATTTCAATCCGGCCGGCATGACCTATCTGCCGATGGGCCACAGCATTTCGGTCGCCGGCACGCTGCTGCACCGCTCGCTGAAGTTCGACGACCGCGGCTCGAATGCGCTGGGCCCGTTTCCACTTGGCGATGATGGTGGCGAGGGCGGTGGCCTGTCGCTGATTCCGGCCGGTTACTACAGCTATGCGATCAACGACCGCTTCCGCATCGGTGTCGGCGTGTCGGCCACCTTCGGCAACAAGACCGACTACAGCACCACCTTCCTTGGCCGCTTCCAGGGCAACTATGTCGACCTGAAGGCGCTGAACATCAATCCGTCGGTCGCCTGGCGCGTCAATGACCAGCTGTCGATCGGCGCCGGCATCAGCTTCGTCAAGCTCGAAGGCGACATCCAGCAGCAGTTGCCGGTGTCACCCTTGCTGCCCAATGCGCGCAATCGGCTCGAAGCCGACGACACGGCAATGGGTTTCAACGTCGGCCTGATGTATCAGGTGACACCGGCGATGCGCGTCGGCCTGTCGTATCGCTCGAAGATCGACTTCCGGCTCAAGGGCGAGGCGACTGCGACGGAAGCCGGTCCGGCGACCGGTGTGACGCCGGCTTTCGCGAGGATCGAATTGCCCGATACCTTCTCGGTTGCCGTGCATCATCAGATCACCGACCGCTGGGAAGCCATGGGTGACTACACCTGGACCGGCTGGTCGTCCTTCAAGTCGCTCGACGTGCGCAATGACAACACCGGTGCCCGCCTGACCAATCCGGAGTACGACTTCCGCGACAGCTGGCGCATCGGTTACGGCGCCGCCTACAAATACACCGAGGCGCTCAAGCTTCGGTTCGGCGTCGCGTTCGACAAGTCGCCGGTGCATGACGAAACGACGCGCACGCTGACGCTGCCGGACAGCGACCGCTACTGGATGGCGATCGGTGCGCGCTACGCGCTGACGCCGAAATCGACGATCGACGTCGGCTACGCGCACATCTTCTTCGACCGCGAAGGCATCGACCGGCGCACCATCGTCGGCACCACGCCGACCGGCCAGATCATTCGCGGCAAGTTCGACACCAGCGCCGATCTGCTGTCGGTGCAGTACAACCAGACCTTCTGA